The proteins below are encoded in one region of Ostrea edulis chromosome 3, xbOstEdul1.1, whole genome shotgun sequence:
- the LOC130053338 gene encoding ankyrin repeat domain-containing protein 50-like — protein sequence MVEELVKAGADINLQDKCGNTPLTAAIKGRKASVVGELVKVGADVNLQNNDGDTPLTAACELGHLSVVVELLKAGADINLQDKCGNTPLTAAIKGRKTSVVGELVKVGADVNLQNNDGDTPLTAACELGHLSVVVELLKAGADINLQDKCGNTPLTAAIKGRKASVVGELVKVGTDVNLQKNDEDTPLTAACELGHLSLVVELLKAGADINLQNNDGNTPLTVACELGHVSVVEELVKAGADVNLLDNVMNTPLIAACEGGHVSVVEELVKVRRRRALQHVHN from the coding sequence AtggtggaggagctggtgaaggcgggggctgatatCAATCTACAAGATAAATGCGGGAATACACCACTAACAGCTGCAATTAAAGGAAGAAAAGCGAGTGTGGTGGGGGAGCTGGTGAAGgtgggggctgatgtcaatctacagaatAATGACGGGGATACACCACTGACAGCTGCATGTGAGTTAGGACATCTGAGTGTGGTGGTGGAGCTGCTGAAGGCTGGAGCTGATATCAATCTACAAGATAAATGCGGGAATACACCACTAACAGCTGCAATTAAAGGAAGAAAAACGAGTGTGGTGGGGGAGCTGGTGAAGgtgggggctgatgtcaatctacagaatAATGACGGGGATACACCACTGACAGCTGCATGTGAGTTAGGACATCTGAGTGTGGTGGTGGAGCTGCTGAAGGCTGGAGCTGATATCAATCTACAAGATAAATGCGGGAATACACCACTAACAGCTGCAATTAAAGGAAGAAAAGCGAGTGTGGTGGGGGAGCTGGTGAAGGTGGGgactgatgtcaatctacagaaGAATGACGAGGATACACCACTGACAGCTGCATGTGAGTTAGGACATCTGAGTTTGGTGGTGGAGCTGCTGAAGGCTGGGGCTGATATCAATCTACAGAATAATGACGGGAATACACCACTGACAGTTGCATGTGAGTTAGGACATGTGAGTGtggtggaggagctggtgaaggcaggggctgatgtcaatctactgGATAATGTAAtgaatacaccactgatagctgcatgcgagggaggacatgtgagtgtggtggaaGAGCTGGTGAAGGTGAGGCGAAGAAGAGCTCTTCAACATGTTCACAATTGA
- the LOC125653969 gene encoding uncharacterized protein LOC125653969, which yields MASSYESTSETTNANRACRVVLGPCTDGLRDILRHYVPPHTFHHVIKQNKLNLPRLNRDQRDLILPRNGHYTGNYVDMDISLLYILLRNISSIPLHSNGWGNDPDPSDKSVSANIERIRLVRNLCVHSSDPSMSISDFNSIWSTIRSAMVDMDVFLMNGNKYEKEVDFLHSESMDPENDLHYEEELKKQVEEDKTTRKMMVSLKRTTAQLVDVADGPQRFVLTIPGECWQFHRIFVKKSLREIHYILQLDAYQLKRHKHKFEETAEETKKLNGKVVKLTESPIPPNVREQYDIEVQRWREEDKLYYETHNFPSVMQKVRNQPYVAFVGVPGSGKSATAHHIAIKLQEEGYQVVPIDEIRELKQYCDTKNPQVFVIDDVVGVFSLQKTNLDVLTNYEKKITQPCMDKSRTFMTCREAVYNETLPYKVFVTKDENVIKLHSSDNALDDEDKKQILKKYGLKEDLISLELLTSTSHMFPLLCKLFSKEIKLKALGPTFFLNPVQCIIDELDDMQRHNKLNYATLILCMLNENSISKDILKDRKNEHFMNMKSDVLEDCELENQTDAFKFVKALSAMEGTYTKQCGAQYTFIYDSMFEICAYQYGKQFPDKMLLHMSSSYIANYVKPQKSEPEKGKESDGENDEREESFDLCIRLDVDQYPLLAERLYRDIQNMKLYDVFRNQVLKHPQVCQAFIYVLETKPYTELKSLFLSNLGEIDKIEDTRECVENESDESKASRKLSEHWKQAVLLDRRKKRHKGELLWNEYAYNVRVISWVIYYGHYHIIEYIVQQTGLHNEICELFEITGNSPHQSKSGIETCIKQENENNRLKEKCRLLLLSCYRGDVQSVRLLLPVCKKAIDGIDHISEERAWPIDTPLSAACELGHVSVVEELVKAVADVNLESSWTWGVTPLIAACEGGHVSVVEKLVKAGADVNIQNKWGFTPLIVACGEGHVSMVDMLVKAGADLYIYDFDWSTPLTAASGRGHVSVIQKLVKAGADVNLQVDYGDRPLTAASMAGHVSVIQELVKLGLMSIYRIIPRIHHSQVQVRQDMRVWWRSW from the exons ATGGCGAGTTCTTATGAATCAACGTCAGAGACAACGAACGCAAACAGAGCGTGTCGAGTTGTGCTCGGTCCCTGTACGGATGGTCTACGTGACATATTGCGTCACTACGTCCCACCACACACATTCCATCATGTCATTAAACAAAACAAGCTTAATCTTCCTCGACTTAACAGAGATCAGCGAGACCTCATCTTACCACGAAATGGACATTATACAGGAAACTATGTCGATATGGATATTTCATTACTGTATATCTTACTGAGGAATATATCTAGCATACCACTACACTCCAATGGCTGGGGCAACGATCCTGACCCCAGTGACAAGAGCGTCTCTGCCAACATTGAAAGGATTCGATTGGTTCGGAATCTTTGTGTTCACTCATCTGATCCATCCATGTCCATCTCAGACTTTAATTCCATTTGGTCCACCATTAGGTCTGCAATGGTAGATATGGATGTCTTCCTCATGAATggaaacaaatatgaaaaagagGTGGATTTCCTACATAGCGAGTCGATGGACCCTGAAAATGACCTACATTATGAAGAAGAACTGAAGAAGCAGGTGGAGGAAGATAAGACGACCAGGAAAATGATGGTCAGCCTTAAAA gaactacTGCACAGTTGGTGGATGTGGCTGATGGGCCTCAGCGTTTTGTTTTGACGATTCCGGGAGAATGCTggcaattccataggatcttcgTAAAAAAAAGTCTGAGAGAGATTCATTATATATTGCAACTAGATGCCTACCAGCTCAAACGTCATAAGC ATAAGTTTGAGGAAACTGCGGAGGAAACAAAGAAGTTGAATG gTAAAGTAGTGAAACTAACTGAGTCCCCCATCCCACCAAATGTGAGAG agcaatacgaTATTGAGGTTCAGAGATGGAGAGAGGAAGATAAGCTTTACTATGAAACCCACAACTTCCCGTCAGTGATGCAGAAAGTGAGAAACCAACCATACGTAGCATTTGTCGGTGTACCTGGGTCCGGGAAGTCGGCCACAGCTCATCACATCGCCATCAAGCTCCAGGAAGAAGGTTATCAGGTTGTACCAATTGATGAAATCAGAGAGCTAAAGCAATACTGTGACACAAAGAATCCGcaggtttttgttattgatgatgTGGTGGGTGTCTTTAGCCTCCAAAAAACTAATTTAGATGTGTTAACTaattatgaaaagaaaataacaCAGCCTTGCATGGATAAGTCTCGAACTTTTATGACATGTAGAGAGGCTGTGTACAATGAGACACTACCTTACAAAGTATTCGTTACTAAAGATGAGAATGTGATTAAGTTACACAGTTCTGACAATGCATTAGATGACGAAGACAAAAAACAGATTCTCAAGAAATATGGTTTAAAGGAAGATCTAATATCGCTTGAATTGCTGACATCAACATCTCACATGTTTCCCCTTCtctgtaaattattttcaaaggaaataaaattgaaagcTCTTGGTCCAACGTTTTTCCTGAATCCAGTCCAATGTATCATTGATGAACTTGATGATATGCAGAGACATAACAAACTGAATTATGCAACACTTATTTTGTGTATGCTAAATGAAAATAGCATCTCTaaagacattttaaaagatagaaaaaatgaacatttcatGAATATGAAAAGTGATGTTTTGGAAGATTGTGAATTAGAAAACCAAACTGATgcattcaagtttgtgaaagcCTTGTCGGCAATGGAGGGGACATACACAAAACAGTGTGGTGCacaatacacatttatatatgaCTCCATGTTTGAAATATGTGCTTATCAGTACGGCAAACAGTTTCCGGACAAAATGTTATTGCATATGAGTAGTAGTTATATTGCTAATTATGTCAAACCACAGAAAAGTGAACCAGAAAAAGGGAAGGAGAGCGATGGTGAAAACGATGAGAGAGAGGAATCGTTTGATCTGtgtataaggttagatgtgGACCAGTACCCACTGTTAGCAGAGAGGTTGTACAGAGACATACAGAACATGAAGCTGTATGATGTTTTCAGGAATCAGGTTTTAAAACACCCTCAGGTGTGTCAGGCTTTTATTTATGTGTTAGAGACAAAGCCATACACAGAATTAAAATCCTTATTTCTGTCCAATCTGGGAGAGATCGATAAGATAGAGGATACACGAGAGTGTGTGGAGAATGAGAGCGATGAGAGTAAGGCGAGCAGGAAGCTGAGTGAGCATTGGAAACAGGCAGTGCTGTTGGATCGGAGGAAGAAACGACATAAGGGGGAACTATTATGGAATGAATACGCATACAATGTGAGAGTGATCAGCTGGGTGATTTACTATGGACACTATCATATAATAGAGTACATAGTTCAACAGACTGGACTACACAATGAAATATGTGAATTATTTGAGATAACAGGAAATTCTCCACATCAGTCTAAATCTGGGATAGAAACATGTATTAAAcaggaaaatgaaaacaataggTTAAAAGAAAAGTGTAGATTACTTCTGTTGAGTTGTTATCGTGGTGATGTACAGTCAGTCAGACTTCTACTTCCTGTCTGTAAGAAAGCAATCGATGGGATAGATCACATCAGTGAAGAAAGGGCCTGGCCTATCGATACACCTCTTAGTGCTGCATGTGAGTTAGGACATGTGAGTGtggtggaggagctggtgaaggcggtggctgatgtcaatctagaGTCTAGTTGGACTTGGGGGGTtacaccactgatagctgcatgtgaaggaggacatgtgagtgtggtggagaagctggtgaaggcgggggctgatgtcaatataCAGAATAAGTGGGGGTTTACACCACTGATAGTTGCATGTGGCGAAGGACATGTGAGTATGGTGGATAtgctggtgaaggcgggggctgatctatatatatatgattttgatTGGAGCACACCACTGACAGCTGCAAGTGGAAGAGGGCATGTGAGTGTGATACAGAAGCTGGTGAAGGCAGGGGCTGATGTTAATCTACAGGTTGATTACGGGGACAGACCACTGACAGCTGCAAGTATGGCAGGACATGTGAGTGTGATACAGGAGCTGGTGAAGttggggctgatgtcaatctacaggataATCCCGCGGATACACCACTCACAGGTGCAAGTAAGGCAGGACATGCGAGTGtggtggaggagctggtga